Within Myotis daubentonii chromosome 13, mMyoDau2.1, whole genome shotgun sequence, the genomic segment AAATTGGAATAAACAGGGGCCTGTTTTTAAGAAACGGTGATGGCCATTAAAGGTGCTTACCAGCGCTCTGATTTCCCACCTGCGTCTGCCGCTGGGTCTTTGTAATAAGGAGGAGGCCAGTGTTCCCCAATGGGCAGAGCAGCCTCAGAAGGATTCGCTCCACACAGGAACCTGCTTGTTTTAGGTTCCACCCAGCAAGGCCAGGCCACCCATCTGACCGCCCTGGGGCAGGTTATGCGGCAGCAGTGAGCCTCCTACCCAGATGTTGGGCGAGCCTCCTACCCAGATGATGGGTGAGCCTCCTACCCAGATGTTGGGTGAGCCTCCGACCCAGATGATAGGCGAGCCTCCAAGGATGAAGACCAAGGGCGACTGGTGCTGTGGATTACGGAAGAAGCCCAGTGCCTGACTTCTagcccagagctcaggccagcagttttcacttaatatttccagctcaaagaatttttaatttatttttacttggcAATAACTCATTGTGTGTGGTAGGGAAGAGTGTAGCTTTCCATTCATCATTAGAGGCCATTCTAGAAGGAGGAGATGAATTCAGGGGCGGTGGTGGGAACAGGACTTAGTCACCAGCAAGTGGAGAAGAGGGTTTTTTGAGagctgagggagggagcagggaatgCCTAATAGACTCTGTCATTTACTTGGTCTGGCTGAATGAGACACATTCGACTTCTCATTGCGAGACCCCTCTGGCGAGCTCTCTGGGTGATTTGCCGCACAATGGGCCCTGCGGAGATTCTGTGCAAACTCTTGTTGCCCACCACTGCTCAGTCATCTGTGAAACAATCAGTTGTGCGAGCTCCGAGACCCCACAGTGGGCAGGAAATGCAAGGGCGGCAGCCCTCCACTTGTTGGGTGCCATCCACCCTCTGCAACAGAATAGCAGGGTCGCTCTCCAATATGACTCACCTTAGAAGGACCCACAGGGAGATGGATGCTTGAATCTCACCAGCTCCCCTTCACTGGGGTGGGGGTACCTTCAGATCGGAGGTATTTCATAGATACtatgggaaagaagaaaagaggcagAATAGAGAACTAACGAgtggggaaaggaagaggaactgaattggaaagaagagaagaacCATTCAAAACCTGTTGGAAGTGTGCACACTCGATTCAAAATAAGGCTTTCTCCTTCCTAAGACTCATCGAGGATGTCTGATCTTTTAACAAATCCAGATTGCAACTCTCATCCATCTAaattaatattttgcatttcCAACATCGGTAGACTAGCTTGTCTCATTTAGCAAAATATATGGATCTCTGGAAAGGTGAACCTAAGTTCAttttttaacttctattttaGAAGTACCAGTAAGTCCTGCTTATGATTCTGTCATGAATGTTTTGGAATCTAGATGATCAAATTTTGTTCAAAGGCCCAAGCGTTGAATGTTTTTCAAATTCCCCAAGTTATATGTGGAGGAGGGTGATAAAATGccaacatttaaataatgagcCAGATTCATGATGGTATATAGACACTAATCCTGAAATTCTCTACTCTCCCTTTGATGGGCCTGTGGAGTTAGGCCCATGCAATCTTGGAGAGCACAGAGCTCGGTGCCATGTCCGGAAATGCTGTCATTACTGAGGTTGGGTCCAGGGGTTCACAGAAAACCCCAAGTAACAGTTCACTCCTGAAACTGCTGGAACTGACAAATCCAGACTGAGTAGCATGTTTTTCTGGGCATGATTTATCCTTGCTTTAACCTTGGTCATCCTAAGGTTGTGTAGTTACACTGTGTGTGTAACTGGCTTGGTTTATGAATCCCACCACTGAAGACTCTACTactgatttaatatttattgagcacccaaaATATGTCAAACACAGTACAAGCCCCAGCCTGCAGAGCTTTACACAGCGAGTCAGCCACACATGCGTCTTACACACATAGCAACGACACCAATGCATGAAGGAAAATCAATCAAGGAACTGCCTTAGGGAATGAAGGTGCTCCTTGGGGGATGGGCCCTGGGCTCACTCCCAAATCTAGCCACACTTTCACCTGGGCCCCCTTGATGTCAGTTCTGTGCCTTGTTTTTGCAAGACTACTGGATGTTCAGGAAGGCAAACCACAGCACAGAGGTGGTTAACTAGCCTCCCTGAGAAAACAAACCTGGAGCTTAGCACCCCCTGTCGAAGAGCCGGCTGAACGTCCACAAGAACAAAATTCAGGAAGGTTACATCAACAGAAATACTGCTACCTACGCATCTCTCACAGTTGCGAAATCCAGGTAACTGTTGCCAACACATATTGAAACACTCCCCAGCCGATTTAGTGAGATAAATCTATTGATTGACTGCCAAAAGTGAGACCTGGTGACAATGCCTGCAAAGAGGATTACAGAACCTCCTGTCGGTCTGGGAAAGGGCTGCTGCCAAGTACCAGACTGGCTCAGTTCCCAGGTCTATGGCCTGTATGACTCCTTGCAGGAGGAGGACTGGATGCTTGCTGTTACCtaaagtgaattatattaaataaaatttcctaCTGCAACCTTATGTGGATTTCTCTAGGATTCACTTCtgagagatattttttaaaatatatttttattgatttcagagagagatggaaacatcaatgatgagagagaatcactaattggctgccttctgcatacctcacactggggatcgaacccacaagcctaacatgtgccctgaccgggaatggaaccatggcctcctggttcatagatcgacgttcaaccactgagccatgctggtcgggaGTGGgcgatttttttttaagtttgttttataGTCAAACTAGTCCCAAATAGATTTCAATAGGGTAAGAATTAATTAGTTGCTATTCATTTGCCAATTGGcttaatttgtaaaaatatttataaacagaaCACAATTCCCTAACCTCTTTAAGCTCTCCATAAAATCCATATAAGTGTTAAAAAGTTTAAGCTGTAAGCAAGATAGAAACAGGTGGCAGCTTTTCTAGTAATTATTGGGACACTTTCTTCTCACAGTTGATATAGGCTTTCTTACATCAGGCTAATCAGGGAACACTTTGGATTGGGAGTAATTCCTGGTGTATAACTTTATAATGCAATTGATCTGATTGGACTCATACAGTGCCTTACGCATAGGAAATGTGTAAGGAAACTGTTGAATGAACACCTATAGATCCCTGATTATATTAAAACCAAATgaaatgctttgaaaaaaaaaaaaaaaacacttatgcCCAGCCCCATCTCACATCAATGGAACTCTGTGAGCCGAGGGTCTacggcagccgtgggcaaactatggcctgcgggccagatccagcccgtttgaaatcaataaaactaaaaaaaaaaaaaaaagaccgtacccttttatgtaatgatgtttactttgaatttatattagttcacacaaacactccatccatgcttttgttccggccctccggtccagtttaagaacccattgtggccctcgagtcaaaaagtttgcccacccctggctagggccagtggttctcaaccttctggccctttaaatacagatcctcatgttttgacccaaccataaaattattttcgttgctacttcataactgtgatgtcgctactgttatgaatcgtagtgtaaatatctaatatgcaggattgtcttaggcgacccctgtgaaagggtcgttcgaccgccaaaggggtcgcgacccacaggttgagaaccgctggtctaggcagTGATGTTTTCTGATAGctcccccaggtgattctaggAGCAGGCAGAGCTGAGAACCAGTGAATTTAACCTTGCAACAAAGAGACcccaatttgtcatatttctccCCAACTAATCCCATCCTTTCCCCCATCGCCTCCACTCTCCACACATACTCAACCAAAGaatgctctaaggcagtggttctcaaccctcctaatgccacgaccctttaatacagttcctcatgttgtggtgacccccaaccataaaattattttcgttgctacttcataactgtaattttgctactgttatgaatcgtcatgtaaatatctgatatgcaggatgtattttcattgttacaaattgaacataattaaagcatagtgattcatcacaaaaacaatatgtaattatatatgttttccaatggtcttaggcgacctctgtgaaagggtcgttcgacccccaaaggggttgcgacccacaggttgagaaccgctgctctaaggaaaCATGACATGTGTGGCCTTGAGCCTCGCAAGTAACGGAACTGCTGGAAGCTCAGGAGCCTGTCCCTGGGGTGCCTGGGAGGTGAGTCcattgggagggggagggacacagCGTTGTGGGCGGGCTGCATTATTAGAGCACAGGGTCTTTGTTCTCCACGTCCACAGGTGAAGCCGACCGCTCGTGTTAGTGTCATTGCCAAAGGTAACTTGCATCTCCCGAGTTAACCTgtgttttcctttctccccagcCAGGCTTTTCCTACCCTTCCCCATGCTTCAAACACTGGAGCCATATACCTACTAAAGACTCGGATTGATAACTAGCCCAACCACCAACCCTCACTCTTCCATCCTGGTTGTTGGCACTGGAGTAATAGCATCGAATCCTTGTCATCCCCAAATCGCCCCCTCTTTCGCTTCCTTTCAGGGAACACCTTAATGAGTGAATGCGCTCCTTTCCGGGAGtaagagaaggggaggaggggaaacacGGATTCAGCTGCTTACTGAGCTGTGGCGGCCCTGGAATCTGACAGTTGGTAACCAAGAGGCTGCAGACATAGCTCAGGCCCTGAATGCCACAGGGGCTGATCTGACAGCTGGATTTCAGGTGTCATTTCCTAACACTCCTGCCCTCGCTGCCCACTCACTGTCCCAACATCAGTGTGGAAACCCTTGTCACGGGGCACTTGTCCTCGTTTACAGAAGGTCCTCAGGAGGTTAAGGTGAGAATTAGCAGCATGGTATCGTGGCCCAACGGCCTTCACCTGTCCCTTTAACCATGTATGGAAGGAATTAAATGCTTGATCTGGGCGTCCTGTGAGTGACTGCTCATTTTTCTGATTGGGCCTTAAGGAAACTTCTCCCAGTCCTTGTCATCTGGATTGATCATGTTCCAAGTGTGTCACTGCAGAGCAGGTGCTGAGTGGCTGGAAGACAGCTGTGGATCTGCTGCGGCCAAGCGATTGGAGAATGCAGGAGAATGCTGTGGCACGCAGCTGCCACTGCACGTCAGGAAAGCAAATATGTGAGTGCCCACCAGTGGCAAGCACTGGGTGTGgatacacaaacatacacacagataGAAGATCTGTCCTCTGCACGGCTATCTGTCCCCTTAAGTGACTGGTACCTTTTCCTCtttattcctatttatttatCTCTTCACTAACTAATTTATCTcatcattttcaaataaaagtggGGGGTGAGGAGGCGGAACATAACAGCAAGACCTTTTCAAAGGTCGTTTTTAAGTGTTTTGTACTATAAATGCAAGTGgatttcaaatgaaaatgatGTATCAAGGTCTTATTCAGGAAATGCTAACATCCTAGCTGTAGACTGGGAATGCCTATGTCCCcggaattttagaaataaatgggTTCAAATTAGGGAAGCAATATCAGGCATTATATCTCAGCCTTAAAAATTGCATCCATTTTAAAAGGCAAACTGAAGAGCTTTGCCAAACTCCTACGCAGTCACTTTAACTCCTACCCGCATTGTTCCTTCTCATCTCACCACTGAGCAAACAGGAGGCAAGGCACGGGAGGCAGCCACGGTTAGGAAACACTGTTTTAAAACCCAAGAGCTTTGTTTGGCCTTTAAAGCATAAAGAGACAAATAATAAATCCCCTTTCCTCTCCCGGGGCCTCCTCCAAGCAGAGCACTTGCACCAAAGCCCACTTAACATTTCACAGAGACTCAAGGACAAGGCAAAGCGGCTGGACAAGGGGGCTGGGCTGGAAGTTTGGCCCGTCTTGGCTTAGCTCTGGAGCTGGAAACAAGCCCTCCAGCCCAGCCTCGGTGGGCATCCCTCAGAGACCAGTGGTCGCggagctccccagcccaggccgggTGCAGTGGCCTCAGATGACCACGCTGACGGTCATGCTCTGGCCTTGCGGCGCGATCTTGCgcggccaggccagcagcagcTTGCGCAGCTCCTCGCGGAAGCTGTCGTGCAGCCACGCGTAGATGAAGGGGTTGTAGCAGACCGAGCTCATGGCGAGCCAGTGGCAGAGCAGCTGCACCAACCCGAAGGCGTCGGGGTCGATGGCGCGCGGGTCGAGGTCCCGCAGCAGGTTGAAGACGTGCAGCGGCAGCCAGCAGATGGcgaacaccaccaccaccaccaccaggaggcagaaggTGCGGCGGCGCCGCGCGCGGTCCCAGTCGGCCTGGCTCTGGGTCACGCAGCCCGGCACCACGCGGTTTCGGAGCTTCACCGACACTCGGACGTAGGACAGGAGGATGACCAGCAGGGGAAGCAGGTAGGTGACGAGCAGCAGTCCCCAGGCATAGAGCTGGCGCTGGCGCTCCTGGGACCCCCAGAACTCCTCGCAGAGGCGCACGCGGTGCGGCTTGAGCTCGATGTGATAGGTGTGCAAGGCCGCGGGCACCGCCAGCACCGCGGACAGCGCCCAGATGCCCAGCACCGCGTAGACGCTGAAGCGCAGCGAGATGCGCCGGCGAAGGGGGTGCACCAGCACGACGTAGCGGTCCACCGCGATGGTGGTGAGCGTGAACACGGACACGTAGACGGTGACGGGCTGCAGGAAGAAGACCAAGTGGCACAGGCCGCCGCCGAACACCCAGCCGCGCGGCTCGAAGGCGTAGGCCAGCGTGAGCGGCACGCAGGCGGTGCACATGAGCACGTCGGACAGGGCCAGGTTGCCGATGAGGAAGTTGGTCACGTTGTGCAGCCGGCGCACCCGCGCGATCACCAGCACCAGCAAGCAGTTGCCCGCCAGCCCCACGACGACCACGAGGCTGTAGAGCAGCACGATCAGCCCCTTCAGCTGGTGCACCAGCTGCAGACTCTGGAACGGCGTGGCGGCCGGAGCGCCTGCGCCAGCTGCTGACCCGTTGCCCCCCGAGGCCTCCGCACTCTGATTGCCCGGGGCTGAGGCCGCTGGGAGAAGTCCAGGAGATAAGTCAGGAACCAAGGGGTCCTGCGTCGTCGGCAGCGAGGTCATGGCCACCTGTACAAAGAGAATCCAAGTGCCTCACTTCCCATTCTCtacccgccccctcctcccgagCCACTCCCCTCCCCAATTACCTACATCCTCCCTTTGGAATAACTGGCcaacataaataataattaaaagcgCTGTCATCCCACCTCTGCAAAAATAAATCTATGCGTGGCTCTACGTGCACAGGTTCTTTACATGCCTCCTAGTCCATTTAGGGCTGTGGCAATCCACGCAGGCGAGATCCAGGAGCTCGGTCCTACCTCGTGAGTGCGGCGTGGCGGGCGGGAAAAcgctccagggagggagggagagaatctGTCCCCTGGAGGTCCAACGCCCAGGACTGCCGTGCAGGCTTCTCGCTTCTCTGCTTTTCTGCGGGAGCTGAACCGATCCAGAGTTGCCAGCGGGCTCGCAGCTTTTGAGGAGGACTGGGAGCGagcccctcccttctgccccgcccccactccaGCGCGCCCTTGTATGGGAAATAGGGGCGGAGCGAAAACCTTCAGGCTCGGCGCTCAGACAactggagagaaggggagggtggaaacagaaaaggaaggaagggtggaCACCCCTGGGCGGGAGCTTGCTGCGCCCTAGGAGAGTCCCGCTCCCGAGAAGGGTGAGGCGGACAAGGGGAGCGCGGAGCCAGTTCTCTAGGAGGGAGCGAAGGAAGAAATGTGGGTGTGGGGGAGAGATGAGGGGCCCGTCCTTAAGCTGGATCCTTCGTAGAGTCCAGGCTGGGGTTAAGGGAGTGGCGTAGGGGTCCCGGCAGGGATTTAAAATGTAGAGCCTGGAGCTGGCCGCAGACCTTCGGCCCTCGCCCACCGCAGGACCCACTGGGCCCTTAGCCTACGTTGCGGATCGGATCGGGCCCAGCCAAAGACGGGGCTCAGCACCGCGGACAGCTCCCGCGGGCCATGCTGCTGGGAGCTGTGgagctggggggagtggggggagttcCGACCCCTCTCTGGGTCCCAGGCATTCAGAAAAGGGACCAGCCTGGTTCAAAGAGCTGCCTCGCCGCCTGCTTTCTGGGCTGGAGCTGCCATGTTGAGGACAGTAGGGTGGAGTGGAGGCCAACCACCAGGGTCTCTGGGGGTTGGAGGGTCAGAAAATACAGCCCTCACGACACGGTCACTCCCCAGGCACACTCAATGCCTGGCCCCCACTGCACCCCTTTCCACTCTGCTTTCTTAGCCACAATTCCCTGTCCCTTCTCTGTCTGACTCTCCCAGTACAGAATGTAAGCTACTGGACTGGGACCCTACTCTCTCCCTTCTAACATGAACACCCTCAAGGCTCCTCACCTCATTTTAGgagtaaaaatatatacaaatactagTAATTGTAGGATTTCCACCAGGATCACAAAAGTAACAAACATTTGAGAAGCTTAAAAGTTACATGAAATCTTTAGTCGCAGCAGTAAGTCTCATTGAAATGAAAGTCAACTTGGACCAccttgggggggagggtggggaaagaGTCTTTGTAACCTGataagctcaggggaggcctgcatggggGTCCCTACAAACTCAGAGACTGAAAGTAGCCACATTGGATAGTCTGAACTAAGAGTGGATTATGGAAGGCAGTCACATCCTAGGCCTTTAGCTTCCTTTACAagggtcaatctttaccttaaacAAGCccttctattgtctttttgcagcTGAGACAACATATCTTTGGAATATTAGAGTAATCCACTGCACCAGAGTGCTTGACCCCAGAACCCCTCATTGTGATCTTGTTCCCcaaataccatctctatgtgctgtagATGCTCATTGTTAACTGTCTGACACCCACCCGTGGGAACAAAGTGTGTGTCTCTCCATTtcactctttctcccccccccctccctaatctaccaccagtggatttcatgtaaccctcct encodes:
- the PRLHR gene encoding prolactin-releasing peptide receptor, which translates into the protein MTSLPTTQDPLVPDLSPGLLPAASAPGNQSAEASGGNGSAAGAGAPAATPFQSLQLVHQLKGLIVLLYSLVVVVGLAGNCLLVLVIARVRRLHNVTNFLIGNLALSDVLMCTACVPLTLAYAFEPRGWVFGGGLCHLVFFLQPVTVYVSVFTLTTIAVDRYVVLVHPLRRRISLRFSVYAVLGIWALSAVLAVPAALHTYHIELKPHRVRLCEEFWGSQERQRQLYAWGLLLVTYLLPLLVILLSYVRVSVKLRNRVVPGCVTQSQADWDRARRRRTFCLLVVVVVVFAICWLPLHVFNLLRDLDPRAIDPDAFGLVQLLCHWLAMSSVCYNPFIYAWLHDSFREELRKLLLAWPRKIAPQGQSMTVSVVI